The following proteins come from a genomic window of Canis aureus isolate CA01 chromosome 3, VMU_Caureus_v.1.0, whole genome shotgun sequence:
- the KCNJ1 gene encoding ATP-sensitive inward rectifier potassium channel 1, whose product MFKHLRKWFIAHFFGHSRQRARLVSKDGRCNIEFGNVEAQSRFIFFVDIWTTVLDLKWRYKMTIFITTFLGSWFLFGLLWYAVAYIHKDLPEFHPSVNHTPCVENINGLTSAFLFSLETQVTIGYGFRCVTEQCGTAIFLLISQSIIGVIINSFMCGAILAKISRPKKRAKTITFSKNAVISKRGGKLCLLIRVANLRKSLLIGSHIYGKLLKTTVTPEGETIILDQTNINFVVDAGNENLFFISPLTIYHVIDQNSPFFHMAAETLLQQDFELVVFLDGTVESTSATCQVRTSYVPEEVLWGYRFAPIVSKTKEGKYRVDFHNFSKTVEVETPHCALCLYNEKDARARLKRGYDNPNFILSEVNETDDTKM is encoded by the coding sequence ATGTTCAAACACCTTCGGAAATGGTTCATTGCTCACTTTTTTGGGCATTCTCGGCAAAGAGCAAGGCTGGTCTCCAAAGACGGAAGGTGCAACATAGAGTTTGGCAATGTGGAGGCACAATCAAGGTTTATATTCTTTGTGGACATCTGGACAACTGTGCTTGACCTCAAATGGAGATACAAAATGACCATCTTCATTACAACCTTCTTGGGGAGCTGGTTCCTCTTTGGTCTCCTGTGGTACGCTGTGGCGTACATTCACAAAGATCTCCCCGAGTTCCATCCTTCTGTCAACCACACCCCTTGTGTGGAGAACATCAATGGCCTGACCTcagcttttctgttttctctggaaACCCAGGTGACCATTGGGTACGGATTCAGGTGTGTGACAGAACAATGTGGCACTGCCATTTTCCTCCTGATCTCCCAGTCTATAATTGGGGTCATCATCAATTCTTTCATGTGCGGCGCCATTTTAGCCAAGATCTCCAGACCCAAAAAACGTGCCAAGACCATCACATTCAGCAAGAACGCAGTGATCAGCAAGCGGGGCGGGAAGCTTTGTCTCCTAATCCGAGTGGCTAATCTTAGGAAGAGCCTCCTTATTGGGAGTCACATATATGGAAAACTCCTGAAGACCACAGTCACTCCTGAAGGAGAGACCATTATTCTGGACCAGACAAATATCAACTTTGTAGTTGATGCAGGGAATGAAAACTTATTCTTCATCTCCCCATTGACAATTTACCATGTCATTGATCAAAACAGCCCCTTCTTCCACATGGCAGCAGAGACCCTTCTCCAGCAAGACTTTGAATTAGTGGTGTTTCTAGATGGTACAGTGGAATCAACTAGTGCTACCTGCCAAGTCCGGACGTCCTATGTCCCGGAAGAGGTGCTCTGGGGCTACCGTTTTGCTCCCATAGTATCCAAGACTAAGGAAGGGAAATACCGAGTGGATTTCCATAACTTTAGCAAGACTGTGGAGGTGGAGACCCCTCATTGTGCCTTATGCCTTTATAATGAGAAAGATGCCAGAGCCAGGCTAAAGAGAGGCTATGACAATCCCAACTTCATCTTGTCAGAAGTCAATGAAACAGATGACACCAAAATGTGA